A single window of Cytobacillus dafuensis DNA harbors:
- a CDS encoding XTP/dITP diphosphatase, with the protein MQEVIIATKNAGKAKEFEDMFRPLGYKVKTLLDFPELHDVDETGNTFEENAILKAETISKALDKIVIADDSGLAIDALNGRPGIFSARYAGEEKSDEANMVKVLGELQNVADDDRQARFYCALAVAAPGLETFTVTGTCEGMILREKRGTFGFGYDPIFYVIEKDKAMAELIPEEKAHISHRAHALRKLESQLPILFSEGK; encoded by the coding sequence ATGCAGGAAGTAATCATTGCCACAAAAAATGCTGGGAAAGCAAAAGAGTTTGAGGACATGTTCCGACCATTAGGCTATAAGGTCAAAACATTATTAGATTTCCCTGAATTGCATGATGTTGATGAAACAGGGAATACGTTTGAGGAAAATGCCATTTTAAAAGCAGAAACGATCTCGAAGGCTTTGGATAAAATCGTCATTGCCGATGATTCTGGACTAGCAATCGATGCGCTTAATGGACGGCCAGGTATTTTTTCAGCAAGGTATGCAGGAGAAGAAAAAAGTGACGAAGCCAATATGGTTAAGGTGCTGGGAGAATTGCAAAATGTTGCTGATGACGATCGCCAAGCAAGATTTTACTGTGCATTAGCGGTTGCAGCGCCTGGTCTTGAAACCTTCACTGTCACTGGGACATGTGAAGGGATGATTTTACGGGAAAAAAGAGGAACATTTGGTTTCGGCTACGATCCTATTTTTTATGTTATCGAAAAAGATAAAGCGATGGCAGAGCTAATTCCTGAAGAAAAAGCACATATTAGTCACCGCGCTCATGCTCTACGAAAGTTAGAAAGTCAGCTTCCAATCCTCTTTTCAGAGGGAAAATAA
- the rph gene encoding ribonuclease PH, with translation MRVDGREQLQLRPIHIETNYLKHPEGSVLISVGDTKVICTASIDERVPPFMRGEGKGWITAEYSMLPRATEQRNIREAAKGKISGRTMEIQRLIGRALRAVVDLEAIGERTIWLDCDVIQADGGTRTASITGAFVAMAIALDKISKSKKLASYPIKDFLAATSVGILENKEVVVDLNYVEDSKALVDMNVVMIGDGEFVELQGTGEEATFSYNELQELLRSAQEGLAAIFEMQKEALGEEITNKINTRKK, from the coding sequence ATGCGTGTTGACGGAAGAGAGCAATTACAATTAAGACCTATACATATTGAAACCAATTATTTAAAGCATCCTGAAGGCTCCGTATTAATAAGTGTTGGAGATACAAAGGTGATTTGTACTGCGAGCATAGATGAACGAGTGCCACCTTTTATGCGAGGAGAAGGGAAGGGATGGATTACTGCTGAATATTCCATGCTGCCTAGAGCAACAGAGCAAAGAAATATTCGAGAAGCAGCCAAAGGAAAGATATCAGGAAGGACGATGGAAATTCAGCGTTTAATTGGCCGTGCTCTACGTGCAGTCGTTGATCTTGAAGCAATTGGTGAAAGGACAATCTGGCTTGATTGTGATGTTATCCAAGCTGACGGGGGCACTAGAACAGCGTCAATAACAGGTGCATTTGTTGCTATGGCAATTGCATTAGATAAGATCAGCAAAAGTAAAAAGCTAGCAAGCTATCCCATCAAGGATTTTTTAGCAGCAACAAGTGTTGGGATTTTAGAAAATAAGGAAGTAGTTGTTGATTTAAATTATGTTGAAGATTCTAAAGCATTAGTAGACATGAATGTTGTTATGATAGGCGATGGGGAATTTGTCGAATTACAGGGAACAGGGGAAGAAGCTACTTTTTCCTACAATGAGCTTCAAGAATTATTAAGATCTGCACAAGAGGGACTTGCGGCCATATTCGAAATGCAAAAAGAAGCTCTTGGCGAAGAGATCACAAACAAAATAAATACTAGGAAAAAATAA
- a CDS encoding GerMN domain-containing protein: MSINKKTTIVSAVLVSSVLLSGCGLFGPGGKEKIDPPQTVSYTEDEKSVNEESTETETTGQEEAEVTDTVQTELYLVSKDGLVVPQTLALPKTESVAKQALEYLVKDGPVTGMLPNDFEAVLPADTTLSVDIKDKVAMVNFSKEFKDYQAEEEMRILQSVTWTLTQFDSVDKVKFQMNGHDLKEMPVKGSPIGEGYSRANGINLDTTDVVDILNTKPVTVYYIGGNEDDYYYVPVTKRVSNKESNNLQAAVNELVKGPSYDTNLDSDFLADVRLLEDPKVDENGKVTLNFNEAIYSSSSEEKIISKHLLNALVLSLTEQKGIESVAITVVGKAELVDETGRNLSEPVTRPEKVNTGSF, translated from the coding sequence ATGTCTATAAATAAGAAAACAACCATAGTGTCTGCCGTCCTTGTTTCATCAGTACTATTATCTGGATGTGGATTGTTTGGCCCTGGCGGAAAGGAAAAAATCGATCCGCCTCAAACAGTATCCTATACAGAAGATGAAAAATCTGTTAACGAGGAATCAACAGAAACGGAAACGACTGGTCAGGAGGAAGCGGAGGTTACTGATACGGTTCAAACAGAGCTTTATTTAGTTAGTAAAGATGGGTTAGTAGTTCCTCAAACATTAGCTCTTCCGAAAACAGAATCAGTTGCCAAGCAAGCGCTAGAATATCTTGTTAAGGATGGTCCTGTCACAGGAATGCTGCCAAATGATTTTGAGGCTGTCCTACCAGCAGATACGACATTATCTGTGGATATTAAAGACAAAGTTGCAATGGTGAATTTTTCCAAGGAATTTAAGGATTACCAAGCAGAAGAGGAAATGAGGATTCTACAATCTGTGACTTGGACATTAACACAATTTGATTCGGTAGATAAAGTGAAATTTCAAATGAACGGTCATGATCTTAAGGAAATGCCTGTTAAGGGATCGCCTATTGGGGAAGGCTATAGCAGGGCGAATGGAATAAACCTTGATACAACAGACGTGGTTGATATTCTTAATACGAAACCAGTAACGGTCTACTATATTGGTGGCAATGAAGATGACTATTACTATGTTCCTGTGACAAAACGTGTTTCTAATAAAGAGTCTAATAACTTGCAGGCAGCAGTTAACGAGCTTGTGAAGGGGCCAAGTTATGATACAAATCTAGATAGCGATTTCCTAGCGGATGTTAGGCTCTTAGAAGATCCAAAGGTCGATGAAAATGGCAAAGTTACTTTAAATTTTAATGAAGCGATTTATAGCAGCAGCTCCGAAGAGAAGATTATTTCTAAACATCTATTAAATGCTCTTGTACTCTCACTTACTGAGCAAAAAGGAATTGAAAGTGTCGCTATAACAGTCGTTGGCAAGGCAGAGCTTGTAGACGAAACAGGTAGAAATCTGTCGGAACCAGTTACACGACCTGAAAAAGTAAACACAGGTAGTTTTTAA
- the recQ gene encoding DNA helicase RecQ yields MLLEAEKILKQYFGYSSFRSGQKEIIQNLLKNKNTLGILPTGGGKSLCFQIPALMLPGTTIIISPLISLMKDQVDALLTADIPATYINSSLNQKEYKERMLGIRSGKFKLVYAAPERFESEGFLEMLNSLSIAMIVFDEAHCISQWGHDFRPSYRSIIQKLSKIHSSPTIAALTATATKDVADDIRNLLSIQYSDCFITGFARENLAFHVMKGVNKRDFIMQYIKNHPQESGIIYTSSRKEADQLYNYLIENQQSVAKYHAGMGEEARKNAQNQFVYDEADIMIATNAFGMGIDKSNVRFVIHYNLPRNIEAYYQEAGRAGRDGEESSCYLLFSPQDIQLQKFLIEESNLDFQKREQEYNKLKQMIHYCHTEKCLQSYIIEYFDANGVQDDCGKCSNCLDKREQIEITEEALMIFSCIKRMGERFGITLTAQVLKGSQNKRIREFKFEKLSTYGLLKRYKEKEIIDIINYLLAEGFLSLTDSKYPIVKLTENALPVLKKQEQIYMKMTIHSSAIEREENSDLFTILRSLRKKLADKDKVPPYVVFADTALKEMSRYYPVDQASMLRIKGVGQVKYDKYGELFIEEIKKFISDHNIQIESVPEIEEPEENEKTNDIPSYLITYNHYINGQSLKEIAKERNFSPVTIQDHIIRAVKEGNKIHWEEIFDEQTEKIILEAVNRVGNEKLKPIKDEIDPEIDYFTIKAVLAKNELV; encoded by the coding sequence TTGTTATTAGAAGCAGAAAAAATTTTAAAGCAATATTTTGGTTACTCTTCATTTCGTTCTGGCCAAAAGGAAATCATCCAAAATCTATTAAAAAATAAAAATACTCTTGGCATCCTTCCAACCGGAGGCGGAAAATCCCTCTGTTTTCAGATTCCTGCACTAATGCTCCCTGGAACAACAATCATAATATCCCCTTTAATTTCTCTCATGAAAGATCAAGTTGATGCTTTACTAACTGCCGACATACCAGCCACTTATATTAACAGTTCCCTTAATCAAAAAGAATATAAGGAAAGGATGTTGGGAATTCGCTCTGGTAAATTCAAACTTGTTTATGCTGCTCCTGAACGCTTTGAATCAGAAGGCTTTTTAGAAATGTTGAATTCTTTATCGATAGCTATGATCGTGTTCGATGAAGCCCATTGTATATCTCAATGGGGCCATGATTTCAGACCAAGCTATCGTTCAATTATTCAAAAACTTAGTAAGATACATTCTAGCCCAACAATAGCCGCACTAACTGCAACAGCTACAAAGGATGTCGCAGATGATATAAGAAACCTCTTAAGTATTCAATATTCAGATTGCTTTATTACCGGTTTTGCAAGAGAGAATCTTGCTTTTCATGTGATGAAGGGTGTGAATAAAAGAGACTTTATTATGCAATATATTAAAAATCACCCACAAGAATCAGGGATTATTTATACATCAAGTAGGAAAGAAGCAGACCAGCTATACAATTATTTAATTGAGAATCAGCAATCTGTTGCTAAATATCATGCTGGTATGGGTGAAGAAGCAAGGAAAAATGCTCAAAATCAATTTGTTTATGATGAAGCAGATATTATGATTGCAACAAATGCATTTGGTATGGGGATTGATAAGTCGAATGTCCGCTTTGTCATTCATTACAATCTTCCACGCAATATTGAAGCATATTATCAAGAGGCAGGCCGTGCAGGCAGAGATGGGGAGGAAAGCTCATGCTATTTATTATTTTCCCCACAGGATATCCAGCTTCAAAAATTTTTAATTGAGGAATCGAATCTCGATTTTCAAAAGAGGGAGCAAGAATACAATAAATTAAAGCAAATGATTCACTATTGCCATACTGAAAAATGTCTGCAATCGTATATCATTGAATATTTTGATGCTAACGGTGTACAGGATGACTGTGGAAAATGCAGTAATTGCTTGGACAAGCGTGAGCAAATCGAGATAACAGAAGAGGCACTTATGATTTTTTCTTGTATAAAAAGAATGGGAGAAAGATTTGGTATCACGTTAACTGCACAGGTATTAAAAGGATCTCAAAATAAAAGGATACGTGAATTTAAATTTGAAAAGCTGTCAACGTACGGTTTGCTTAAACGATATAAAGAAAAAGAGATTATAGATATCATTAATTATTTGCTTGCAGAAGGATTTCTATCATTAACGGATAGTAAATATCCAATTGTTAAACTGACTGAAAATGCTTTACCAGTCTTAAAGAAACAAGAGCAAATTTATATGAAAATGACCATACATTCATCTGCTATTGAAAGGGAAGAAAATAGCGATCTATTTACTATTCTTCGATCACTAAGAAAAAAATTAGCAGATAAAGATAAAGTACCACCATATGTTGTCTTTGCTGATACAGCATTGAAAGAAATGAGCAGGTATTATCCCGTTGATCAAGCATCAATGCTAAGAATTAAAGGAGTGGGTCAAGTAAAATATGATAAATACGGTGAACTTTTTATTGAAGAAATAAAGAAGTTTATTAGCGATCATAATATCCAAATAGAATCAGTGCCGGAAATAGAAGAACCGGAAGAGAATGAAAAAACAAATGATATTCCAAGCTATTTAATAACCTATAATCATTATATTAACGGTCAATCATTGAAGGAAATTGCAAAAGAGCGCAATTTTTCACCTGTTACCATTCAGGATCATATTATCCGTGCTGTTAAAGAAGGAAATAAAATTCATTGGGAAGAAATTTTTGATGAGCAAACAGAAAAGATCATTTTAGAAGCTGTAAACAGAGTGGGGAACGAAAAGTTGAAGCCTATTAAGGATGAAATCGATCCTGAGATAGATTATTTCACGATCAAAGCAGTGCTAGCAAAAAATGAGCTCGTTTAG
- the racE gene encoding glutamate racemase yields the protein MDRPIGIIDSGVGGLTVVKEVMRQLPNEEIIYLGDTARCPYGPRPGDEVKEFTWEISNFLLTKEIKMLIIACNTATAVALDEIRGHLPIPVLGVITPGARAAIKKTNNHTIGVIGTIGTIKSGAYEKALKQINSRVKVHSLACPRFVPLVESGEYEGSLAARIVKETLNPFKNNGMDTLILGCTHYPLLEPLVKKVVGDRVNIISSGDETAREASTILYHQGMLNSSHSIPNHQFFTTGSKDIFSTIATKWLNIPINNVKKITI from the coding sequence TTGGATAGACCAATTGGTATTATTGATTCTGGTGTAGGTGGTTTGACTGTAGTAAAAGAAGTAATGCGTCAACTGCCAAATGAAGAAATCATTTATTTAGGAGACACAGCACGGTGTCCATATGGCCCAAGGCCAGGAGATGAGGTAAAAGAATTTACCTGGGAAATATCTAATTTTCTATTAACCAAGGAAATAAAAATGCTCATTATTGCTTGCAATACTGCTACAGCTGTTGCTTTGGATGAAATCCGAGGCCATCTCCCTATTCCAGTTCTTGGAGTAATCACACCTGGTGCTAGAGCAGCGATTAAAAAAACAAATAATCATACAATCGGTGTTATCGGAACAATAGGGACGATAAAAAGTGGAGCCTATGAGAAGGCCCTTAAGCAAATTAATAGCCGTGTCAAAGTCCATAGTCTTGCTTGTCCCAGATTTGTCCCACTTGTTGAAAGCGGAGAGTATGAGGGATCATTAGCTGCAAGAATTGTAAAAGAAACATTAAACCCTTTCAAAAATAATGGGATGGATACACTTATTTTAGGCTGTACGCATTATCCTCTTTTAGAGCCTCTCGTCAAAAAGGTAGTAGGTGATCGGGTAAACATCATAAGCTCTGGAGATGAAACTGCACGGGAGGCAAGTACTATTCTCTATCATCAGGGTATGTTAAATAGTAGCCATTCGATACCAAACCATCAATTTTTTACTACTGGATCAAAGGATATTTTTTCAACTATCGCTACCAAGTGGCTAAATATCCCAATTAATAATGTAAAGAAAATAACGATTTAA
- a CDS encoding MarR family winged helix-turn-helix transcriptional regulator, producing the protein MDLDEVKINEDIDYVAVIEKELRYISGIIKQKGREILSNYKITPPQFIALQWLFEEGDMTIGELSNKMYLAFSTTTDLVDRMEKNNLVKRVKDPNDRRVVRIHLLEEGERIIEECIKKRQLYLKEVLIHFSDEDVELLKNNLTRLHQDMRKE; encoded by the coding sequence ATGGATCTTGATGAAGTGAAAATAAATGAAGATATCGACTATGTAGCAGTTATAGAAAAAGAATTGCGTTATATTTCAGGCATTATTAAGCAAAAGGGTCGTGAGATATTAAGCAATTACAAGATTACTCCTCCACAATTCATTGCCCTTCAATGGCTATTTGAAGAAGGGGATATGACAATCGGGGAATTGTCCAATAAAATGTATCTTGCCTTTAGTACTACGACCGATCTAGTTGATCGAATGGAGAAAAATAATCTTGTTAAACGGGTGAAGGATCCAAATGATCGTAGGGTTGTTCGTATCCATCTTTTAGAAGAAGGAGAGCGAATAATTGAGGAGTGCATTAAAAAGCGGCAATTATATTTAAAAGAAGTACTCATTCATTTTTCAGATGAGGATGTTGAGTTACTCAAAAATAATTTGACAAGATTGCATCAAGATATGCGTAAAGAATGA
- a CDS encoding helix-turn-helix domain-containing protein, whose amino-acid sequence MKENEFTHKPLLTKREREVFELLVQDKTTREIAGELFISEKTVRNHISNAMQKLGVKGRSQAVVELLRMGELEL is encoded by the coding sequence TTGAAGGAGAACGAATTTACTCACAAGCCGTTACTCACCAAACGAGAAAGAGAAGTATTCGAACTGTTAGTACAAGATAAAACAACAAGAGAAATCGCTGGTGAATTGTTTATAAGCGAAAAAACGGTTCGGAATCATATTTCGAATGCCATGCAAAAGCTTGGTGTTAAGGGGCGATCACAAGCTGTTGTAGAGCTCCTTCGAATGGGAGAGCTAGAACTGTAA
- a CDS encoding acyl-CoA thioesterase, with translation MSKINYIPDIEAWEREFHFYYSIKVRFSETDMFGHVNNTVPFTYFELARIKYFKHKGFMQDWIKPENETIPVVADLQCDFLQQVFFDENITVYVKANSIGRSSVDLHYMGKKEDGTICFTGRGAIVQISKKTGKGVPWSDEMKALLQNDENACTK, from the coding sequence ATGTCGAAAATTAATTATATTCCAGATATTGAAGCATGGGAAAGAGAATTTCATTTTTACTATTCTATTAAGGTGCGTTTTTCCGAAACAGATATGTTTGGACATGTAAATAATACTGTCCCTTTCACATATTTTGAGTTAGCTAGAATTAAGTATTTTAAGCATAAAGGATTTATGCAGGACTGGATAAAACCAGAAAATGAAACTATTCCTGTTGTTGCCGATCTCCAATGCGATTTTTTGCAGCAAGTTTTTTTTGATGAAAATATTACTGTTTATGTGAAAGCCAATTCAATTGGGAGATCGTCTGTTGATTTACACTATATGGGAAAAAAAGAAGATGGAACGATATGTTTTACAGGTAGAGGAGCGATAGTTCAAATTTCTAAAAAAACGGGGAAAGGGGTACCTTGGTCTGATGAAATGAAAGCTCTCCTTCAAAATGATGAAAATGCTTGTACTAAATGA
- the sdhB gene encoding succinate dehydrogenase iron-sulfur subunit: MSDKKSVRFIITRQDNPDSAPYQEEFEIAYRPNMNVISALMEIRRNPVNAKGEKTTPVAWDMNCLEEVCGACSMIINGKPRQSCSALVDQLEQPIRLDAMRTFPVVRDLQVDRSRMFDSLKKVKAWIPIDGTYDLGPGPRMPEPKRQWAYELSKCMTCGVCLEACPNVNSKTNFMGPAVFNQVRLFNAHPTGEMNKAERLNAFMEDGGMTGCGNSQNCVQSCPKGIPITTSIAAVNRAATLQSFKNFFGSDNV, from the coding sequence ATGAGTGACAAAAAATCAGTTCGCTTTATAATAACTCGTCAAGACAATCCTGATTCTGCCCCTTATCAGGAAGAGTTCGAGATTGCTTATCGTCCGAACATGAATGTGATCTCGGCATTAATGGAAATTCGCCGTAACCCAGTGAATGCTAAAGGTGAAAAAACAACTCCAGTTGCGTGGGATATGAACTGTCTTGAGGAAGTTTGTGGTGCATGCTCAATGATTATTAATGGCAAGCCAAGACAGTCTTGTTCGGCGCTTGTTGATCAGCTAGAGCAGCCAATTCGCTTGGATGCTATGCGTACTTTCCCTGTAGTACGCGACTTACAGGTTGATAGAAGTCGTATGTTTGATTCCTTGAAAAAGGTAAAAGCTTGGATTCCAATTGATGGGACGTATGATCTTGGACCAGGACCACGTATGCCTGAACCAAAGCGTCAATGGGCTTATGAATTGTCAAAATGTATGACATGTGGTGTTTGCTTAGAAGCATGTCCAAATGTAAATAGCAAAACGAACTTTATGGGACCAGCTGTCTTTAACCAAGTGCGATTATTTAATGCGCATCCTACTGGTGAAATGAATAAAGCTGAGCGCTTAAATGCCTTTATGGAGGATGGTGGAATGACAGGCTGTGGTAACTCACAAAACTGTGTTCAATCATGTCCGAAAGGAATTCCGATTACAACTTCAATTGCTGCAGTAAACCGTGCAGCTACATTACAGTCCTTTAAAAACTTCTTTGGAAGTGACAACGTATAA
- the sdhA gene encoding succinate dehydrogenase flavoprotein subunit: protein MAKGKVIIVGGGLAGLMATIKVAESGTPVELFSLVPVKRSHSVCAQGGINGAVNTKGEGDSPYIHFDDTIYGGDFLANQPPVKAMAEAAPGIIHLLDRMGVMFNRTPEGLLDFRRFGGTQHHRTAFAGATTGQQLLYALDEQVRRFEVAGLVTKYEGWEFLGAVIDDEGICRGVVTQNLTSSEIKSFSADAVIMATGGPGIIFGKSTNSVINTGSAASIVYQQGAYYANGEFIQIHPTAIPGDDKLRLMSESARGEGGRVWTYKDGKPWYFLEEKYPAYGNLVPRDIATREIFDVCVNQKLGINGENMVYLDLSHKDPHELDVKLGGIIEIYEKFMGDDPRKVPMKIFPAVHYSMGGLWVDYDQMTNIPGLFAAGECDYSQHGANRLGANSLLSAIYGGMVAGPKVLEYIEGLKKRSDDVSSSIFEGYVKQEEEKWKNIMSLDGTENAYVIHKELGEWMTDNVTVVRHNDRLLKTDEKIVELLERYKNININDTAKWSNQGATFTRQLQNMLQLARVITIGAYNRNESRGAHYKPEFPDRNDEEFLKTTMAKFVDSNSAPEFHYEDVDVSLIKPRKRDYTKKH from the coding sequence ATGGCTAAAGGTAAGGTAATTATTGTCGGCGGTGGTTTAGCCGGCTTAATGGCAACAATTAAAGTTGCAGAATCAGGGACTCCGGTTGAGTTATTCTCTTTAGTTCCGGTTAAACGTTCTCACTCTGTTTGTGCTCAAGGTGGTATTAACGGAGCTGTAAATACAAAAGGAGAAGGGGATTCTCCATATATCCATTTCGACGATACCATTTATGGTGGAGACTTTTTAGCAAACCAGCCTCCTGTTAAAGCAATGGCTGAGGCTGCACCAGGGATCATTCATTTATTAGACCGTATGGGCGTTATGTTTAATCGTACACCTGAAGGATTGTTAGATTTCCGACGCTTTGGAGGAACTCAGCATCATAGAACAGCATTTGCTGGTGCAACTACTGGTCAGCAGCTTCTTTATGCTTTGGATGAGCAGGTTCGTCGTTTCGAGGTTGCTGGTTTAGTGACGAAGTATGAAGGATGGGAATTTTTAGGTGCTGTCATTGATGATGAGGGGATTTGTCGTGGTGTAGTAACGCAAAACTTAACCTCTTCTGAAATTAAATCCTTCTCTGCTGATGCAGTTATTATGGCAACTGGCGGACCTGGAATTATTTTTGGAAAATCAACAAACTCTGTTATTAATACTGGTTCAGCAGCTTCCATTGTTTATCAGCAAGGTGCATATTATGCAAATGGAGAATTTATCCAAATTCACCCGACAGCTATTCCAGGGGATGATAAGCTTCGTCTTATGAGTGAATCAGCACGTGGTGAAGGTGGTCGTGTTTGGACATATAAAGATGGTAAGCCTTGGTATTTCTTAGAGGAGAAATATCCTGCATATGGAAATCTTGTTCCAAGGGATATTGCTACTCGAGAAATTTTTGATGTGTGTGTAAATCAAAAATTAGGAATTAACGGAGAAAACATGGTATACCTTGATCTTTCTCATAAAGATCCTCATGAGCTAGATGTTAAGCTTGGTGGAATCATTGAAATATATGAGAAGTTCATGGGTGATGATCCACGTAAAGTTCCTATGAAAATCTTCCCTGCTGTTCACTATTCAATGGGCGGACTTTGGGTTGATTATGATCAAATGACTAATATTCCAGGCTTATTTGCAGCAGGAGAGTGTGATTATTCTCAGCATGGTGCAAATCGCCTTGGTGCTAACTCATTATTATCTGCCATTTATGGCGGGATGGTTGCAGGTCCTAAGGTTCTTGAATATATTGAGGGTCTTAAAAAGCGTTCGGATGATGTATCTTCTTCCATATTTGAAGGCTATGTGAAGCAAGAAGAAGAAAAATGGAAGAACATCATGTCTTTGGATGGTACGGAGAATGCATATGTCATCCATAAAGAGCTTGGCGAATGGATGACAGATAATGTAACAGTTGTTCGACATAATGACAGACTATTAAAGACAGATGAAAAAATTGTTGAACTTTTAGAACGCTATAAAAACATTAATATTAATGACACGGCAAAATGGAGCAACCAGGGTGCGACATTTACTCGTCAATTACAAAATATGCTTCAATTAGCACGTGTTATCACAATTGGTGCATACAACCGTAATGAAAGCCGTGGTGCACACTACAAGCCGGAATTCCCAGATCGTAATGACGAGGAATTCTTAAAAACAACAATGGCTAAGTTTGTGGATTCCAATTCAGCGCCAGAATTCCATTATGAAGATGTCGATGTATCATTAATTAAACCACGTAAACGTGACTATACAAAAAAACACTAA
- a CDS encoding succinate dehydrogenase cytochrome b558 subunit, producing the protein MAGNREFFYRRLHSLLGVIPVGLFIVQHLVINHFATGGEESFNKAAGFMENLPFRTFLEVFIIFLPLLFHAIYGLYIAFTAKNNVSRFGFFRNWMFMLQRITGVITLIFVSWHVWQTRIQAALGEEVNFDMMASILSNPFMFWFYIAGVISTIFHFSNGLWSFCVSWGITLSPRSQVISTYVTIAIFIALSIVGIRAITAFI; encoded by the coding sequence ATGGCGGGTAATCGAGAATTTTTTTATCGCAGATTGCATTCATTACTTGGTGTAATACCTGTAGGTTTGTTTATAGTACAGCACCTTGTAATCAATCATTTTGCAACAGGGGGAGAGGAGTCGTTTAATAAGGCTGCAGGTTTTATGGAAAATCTGCCATTCAGAACTTTCTTGGAAGTTTTTATTATATTCTTGCCTTTATTATTTCATGCCATCTATGGACTTTATATTGCCTTTACTGCTAAAAACAATGTAAGTAGATTTGGATTTTTCCGAAATTGGATGTTTATGCTCCAACGTATTACTGGTGTTATTACGCTTATATTTGTTTCATGGCATGTATGGCAAACTCGAATACAAGCTGCACTCGGTGAGGAAGTTAACTTCGACATGATGGCGAGCATTCTTTCAAATCCGTTTATGTTCTGGTTTTATATAGCTGGTGTTATTTCTACCATTTTCCACTTCTCTAACGGTTTATGGTCTTTCTGTGTCAGCTGGGGAATCACACTCTCACCTCGTTCACAGGTAATATCAACATATGTAACGATTGCTATCTTTATTGCGCTATCTATTGTAGGTATTCGTGCAATTACAGCATTTATTTAA
- a CDS encoding YslB family protein, whose protein sequence is MSETAAELRHDEKKSETIPVFGYELIREVLLNEILGNDAPDILYWAGKRLARQYPMESISQMIEFFQQAAWGNLSIIKESKNEMEFMLFSSLINDRLQKNDQCTFQLEAGFIAQQIEMQKEVICEAYEQPHKKKGKVHFTVKWDKKDTLNRS, encoded by the coding sequence TTGAGTGAAACAGCTGCAGAATTAAGACATGACGAAAAAAAATCTGAAACCATTCCTGTATTCGGTTATGAACTTATTCGAGAAGTTCTACTAAACGAAATATTAGGTAATGATGCACCTGACATTTTGTATTGGGCAGGAAAAAGACTTGCTCGCCAATACCCCATGGAATCTATATCCCAAATGATCGAATTTTTTCAACAGGCCGCCTGGGGAAACCTTAGTATAATAAAAGAATCAAAAAACGAAATGGAATTTATGCTATTCAGTTCCTTAATAAATGACAGACTGCAAAAAAATGATCAGTGCACATTTCAGCTGGAAGCTGGGTTTATAGCACAACAAATAGAAATGCAGAAAGAAGTAATTTGTGAAGCATATGAACAACCCCACAAAAAAAAGGGAAAAGTGCACTTCACGGTAAAATGGGATAAAAAAGACACTCTGAATCGATCATGA